A part of Streptomyces sp. NBC_01235 genomic DNA contains:
- the glgX gene encoding glycogen debranching protein GlgX yields the protein MQVWPGEAYPLGATYDGAGTNFAVFTEAANRVELCLLHDDGSETAVELRESDAFVRHAYVPGIMPGQRYGFRMHGPYEPGRGLRCNSAKLLLDPYAKAIAGSVRWGEEVYGYHFDAPERRNDLDSAPHTMTSVVVNPYFDWGDDRRPRTEYHHTVIYEAHVKGLTMRHPGLPEELRGTYAALAHPAVIEHLTELGVTALELMPVHQFINDHRLVDMGLNNYWGYNTIGFFAPHNTYASWGDRGQQVLEFKSAVRALHEAGIEVILDVVYNHTAEGNHLGPTLSFRGIDNQSYYRLADDPRYYMDTTGTGNSLLMRSPHVLQMIMDSLRYWVLEMHVDGFRFDLAATLARQFHEVDRLSSFFDLVQQDPVVSQVKLIAEPWDVGEGGYQVGNFPPLWTEWNGKYRDTVRDVWRGEPRAVGEFASRLTGSSDLYQDDGRRPLASINFVTCHDGFTLHDLVSYENKHNQANGEDNRDGESHNRSWNCGVEGETDDPEVLRLRERQMRNFVATLMLSQGVPMISHGDEFGRTQKGNNNAYCQDSELAWVQWPDAEGAGTGLLDFTRALVWLRKEHPVFRRRRFFHGRPVEGTHDDLSDIAWFTPEGAEMTQRDWDRAQASALSVFLNGNAISEPGSRGQRITDDSFLLMFNASAKPLEFVVPVDHGRQWQVVVDTANPEAVAQGSGTKVQAGARLTLVDRSMAVLQRPT from the coding sequence ATGCAGGTCTGGCCTGGAGAGGCGTATCCCCTCGGTGCCACGTACGACGGCGCCGGCACGAACTTCGCGGTCTTCACGGAGGCCGCGAACCGAGTAGAGCTGTGTCTGCTGCACGACGACGGCTCGGAGACGGCGGTGGAACTGCGGGAGAGCGACGCGTTCGTGCGGCACGCGTACGTGCCGGGCATCATGCCGGGGCAGCGCTACGGCTTCAGGATGCACGGCCCCTACGAACCCGGTCGCGGGCTGCGCTGCAACTCGGCGAAGCTGCTGCTCGACCCGTACGCGAAGGCGATCGCCGGTTCGGTCCGGTGGGGTGAGGAGGTGTACGGCTACCACTTCGACGCCCCCGAACGGCGCAACGACCTCGACTCGGCGCCGCACACGATGACGTCGGTCGTGGTCAACCCCTACTTCGACTGGGGCGACGACCGCAGGCCGCGTACCGAGTACCACCACACGGTGATCTACGAGGCCCATGTGAAGGGCCTGACGATGCGCCATCCGGGGCTGCCGGAGGAACTGCGCGGCACCTACGCGGCCCTGGCGCACCCGGCGGTCATCGAGCATCTGACGGAGCTCGGGGTGACGGCCCTGGAGCTGATGCCGGTACACCAGTTCATCAACGACCACCGGCTGGTCGACATGGGCCTGAACAACTACTGGGGCTACAACACGATCGGTTTCTTCGCCCCGCACAACACCTACGCCTCCTGGGGCGACCGCGGTCAGCAGGTGCTGGAGTTCAAGTCGGCGGTGCGGGCGCTGCACGAGGCGGGTATCGAGGTCATCCTCGACGTGGTCTACAACCACACCGCCGAGGGCAACCACCTGGGCCCGACGCTGTCCTTCCGGGGCATCGACAACCAGTCGTACTACCGGCTGGCGGACGACCCGCGCTACTACATGGACACCACGGGGACCGGGAACTCGCTGCTCATGCGGTCCCCGCACGTCCTACAGATGATCATGGACTCGTTGCGGTACTGGGTCCTGGAGATGCACGTCGACGGGTTCCGTTTCGACCTCGCGGCGACCCTGGCCCGCCAGTTCCACGAGGTGGACCGGCTGTCGTCGTTCTTCGACCTGGTCCAGCAGGACCCGGTGGTGTCCCAGGTGAAGCTGATCGCGGAACCGTGGGACGTGGGCGAGGGCGGCTACCAGGTGGGGAACTTCCCTCCGCTGTGGACCGAGTGGAACGGCAAGTACCGCGACACCGTGCGGGACGTGTGGCGGGGCGAGCCGCGCGCGGTCGGCGAGTTCGCCTCCCGGCTGACCGGCTCCTCGGACCTCTACCAGGACGACGGCCGCCGCCCGCTGGCCTCCATCAACTTCGTGACCTGCCACGACGGGTTCACCCTGCACGACCTGGTCTCCTACGAAAACAAGCACAACCAGGCCAACGGGGAGGACAACCGGGACGGCGAGAGCCACAACCGGTCGTGGAACTGCGGGGTGGAGGGCGAGACCGACGACCCGGAGGTGCTGCGGCTGCGGGAGCGGCAGATGCGCAACTTCGTCGCCACGCTGATGCTGTCCCAGGGCGTGCCGATGATCAGCCACGGGGATGAGTTCGGGCGCACCCAGAAGGGCAACAACAACGCCTACTGCCAGGACAGCGAGCTGGCCTGGGTCCAGTGGCCCGACGCCGAGGGAGCGGGCACCGGGCTGCTGGACTTCACGCGCGCGCTGGTGTGGCTGCGCAAGGAGCACCCCGTCTTCCGGCGGCGCCGCTTCTTCCACGGCCGGCCCGTGGAGGGCACCCACGACGACCTGTCGGACATCGCCTGGTTCACCCCCGAGGGGGCGGAGATGACGCAGCGGGACTGGGACCGGGCGCAGGCGTCCGCGCTGTCGGTGTTCCTCAACGGCAACGCGATCTCCGAGCCGGGCTCGCGCGGCCAACGGATCACCGACGACTCCTTCCTGCTGATGTTCAATGCCTCCGCCAAGCCCCTGGAGTTCGTGGTTCCGGTCGACCACGGCCGACAGTGGCAGGTGGTCGTGGACACGGCGAACCCGGAGGCGGTGGCGCAGGGCTCGGGCACGAAGGTGCAGGCCGGGGCCCGGCTGACGCTGGTGGACCGCAGTATGGCGGTGCTGCAACGGCCGACCTAG
- a CDS encoding Tat pathway signal sequence domain protein, protein MRTTVRRHLGKVVAGTAIAVAATAVMVGITLPGTAGADDTGGGEGGQSTRQAAGQQQGDTAAAAAPGVVEEAPAEGEKGQGRDPLTDDEIARVEKIALNRQLLNAGKNVDGGRGPQRLGVDLAEPEADEVDDPDAPRRAEVSFYDYRDDSLVTRTVNLDTGKVEATGTQHGVQPPLGAAEQTEAARLLIADPLGAGLKADFKDATGKDLTSPGQLQLAGMVYRAVPGAEPAVLDKCGEHRCVRLLTKVKNGPWIDTRSLVIDLSTRKVARLAG, encoded by the coding sequence GTGCGCACGACAGTGCGCCGCCACCTGGGCAAGGTGGTGGCGGGTACGGCCATTGCGGTGGCCGCGACGGCCGTGATGGTCGGGATCACCCTGCCGGGCACGGCGGGGGCGGACGACACGGGAGGCGGCGAGGGCGGGCAGAGCACCCGGCAGGCGGCCGGACAGCAACAGGGCGACACGGCGGCTGCCGCAGCGCCCGGCGTCGTCGAGGAGGCGCCCGCCGAGGGCGAGAAGGGTCAGGGCCGCGACCCCTTGACCGACGACGAGATCGCACGCGTCGAGAAGATCGCGCTCAACCGGCAACTGCTCAACGCCGGTAAGAACGTGGACGGCGGGCGCGGTCCCCAGCGCCTCGGCGTGGACCTCGCCGAGCCCGAGGCCGACGAGGTGGACGATCCCGACGCGCCCCGCCGCGCGGAGGTGTCGTTCTACGACTACCGGGACGACTCGCTCGTCACCCGGACGGTCAACCTCGACACCGGCAAGGTCGAGGCCACCGGCACCCAGCACGGCGTCCAGCCGCCGCTCGGCGCCGCCGAGCAGACCGAGGCGGCCCGGCTGCTGATCGCCGACCCGCTGGGCGCGGGCCTGAAGGCCGACTTCAAGGACGCCACCGGCAAGGACCTCACCTCCCCGGGCCAGTTGCAGCTCGCCGGCATGGTGTACCGGGCGGTGCCGGGCGCCGAGCCCGCCGTCCTCGACAAGTGCGGCGAACACCGCTGCGTACGGCTGCTGACGAAGGTCAAGAACGGCCCCTGGATCGACACCCGATCCCTGGTGATCGACCTCAGCACCCGCAAGGTCGCCCGGCTCGCCGGCTGA
- a CDS encoding copper amine oxidase, translating to MRVPYPISGLRPRGISRARKGAVVGLSVAALAAGVTAGAGPAAARPKAAPAAVADCSAAYRIEQKLSTGTTWRMCWRFEAKSGLVLEKISYQPPGEAEPIRVLNSAKIAQIHVPYDDGKNEYNDITDYNFGSGLVNMTPAECPGGTIRTVKVPDPFSSESPNVKGLCTTTRARGHAYRMQADNNKVFQAQGKDLLIYTVNKVGWYEYITEWRFSDDGAINMNIGATGSLSPFDYDAGDGRGWPLGKGAKSYATSHSHNVFWRLDFGLDGSSNSKVEQYDSVVSPPAGGQQGPTNKTTRTAVTKELAGDAKNMRWWRVVSATGKNKDGHARSYEFVPGATTKYSGRPFTQHDLYFTQYNKCEQYASNNVRSCGSPLHGVSVDKWVNGQTLTHPVAWVNVGFHHIARDEDQQPMPVHWQGFSLVPRDVTAMNPLTPPALAGENGQTNSGS from the coding sequence ATGCGCGTTCCGTATCCGATCAGCGGCCTCCGGCCGCGGGGCATCAGCCGTGCCCGCAAAGGGGCGGTCGTCGGTCTCTCCGTGGCCGCGCTGGCCGCCGGGGTGACCGCCGGAGCCGGTCCGGCCGCCGCCCGCCCGAAGGCGGCCCCCGCCGCGGTCGCCGACTGCAGCGCCGCCTACCGCATCGAACAGAAGCTCTCCACCGGTACGACCTGGCGCATGTGCTGGCGCTTCGAGGCCAAGTCCGGTCTGGTCCTGGAGAAGATCTCCTACCAGCCGCCCGGCGAGGCCGAGCCGATCAGAGTCCTCAACAGCGCCAAGATCGCCCAGATCCATGTGCCGTACGACGACGGCAAGAACGAGTACAACGACATCACCGACTACAACTTCGGCTCGGGCCTGGTCAACATGACGCCCGCCGAGTGCCCCGGCGGCACCATCCGGACGGTGAAGGTCCCCGACCCGTTCAGCTCCGAGAGCCCGAACGTCAAGGGCCTGTGCACCACGACCCGCGCGCGTGGCCACGCCTACCGCATGCAGGCCGACAACAACAAGGTCTTCCAGGCCCAGGGCAAGGACCTGCTGATCTACACCGTCAACAAGGTCGGCTGGTACGAGTACATCACCGAGTGGCGCTTCTCCGACGACGGCGCGATCAACATGAACATCGGCGCCACCGGCAGCCTCTCGCCGTTCGACTACGACGCCGGCGACGGCCGCGGCTGGCCCCTGGGCAAGGGTGCCAAGTCCTACGCCACCAGCCACAGCCACAACGTCTTCTGGCGGCTCGACTTCGGCCTCGACGGCTCCTCGAACTCCAAGGTGGAGCAGTACGACTCGGTGGTCAGCCCGCCCGCCGGCGGACAGCAGGGCCCGACCAACAAGACCACCCGCACCGCCGTCACCAAGGAACTCGCGGGCGACGCCAAGAACATGCGCTGGTGGCGGGTGGTCAGCGCCACCGGCAAGAACAAGGACGGCCACGCACGCTCCTACGAGTTCGTCCCCGGCGCCACCACCAAGTACTCGGGGCGCCCCTTCACCCAGCACGACCTCTACTTCACGCAGTACAACAAGTGCGAGCAGTACGCCAGCAACAACGTGCGCAGCTGCGGCAGCCCGCTGCACGGCGTCTCCGTCGACAAGTGGGTGAACGGACAGACCCTCACCCATCCCGTGGCCTGGGTGAACGTGGGCTTCCATCACATCGCGCGGGACGAGGACCAGCAGCCCATGCCGGTCCACTGGCAGGGCTTCTCCCTCGTCCCCAGGGACGTCACCGCTATGAATCCGCTCACTCCGCCCGCACTCGCGGGAGAGAACGGACAGACGAACAGCGGTAGTTGA
- a CDS encoding SAV2148 family HEPN domain-containing protein, which produces MGSGGLELPPGDEGHEGGSTDVPPGTVSLARPMETNAIGPELDWDADAWREVRTRAQRAGRAYIWLNLVEQRLRAVVAAVLRPIYEPVHGDEWVVAAAGPAGQEWVQRAVAVREVSRRKGYLLDPADDNVISFLTLPQLRELMVQHWPCFEPYFDDRRDVELALDELEVTRNVVSRNRALSEAVLNQAERASARLLEMLGTSGDVPSARRLPVDAVEDLVGDRYADVVAVHTDRVRLLRQFPAEDIFDGARRLDAIGIGLNLLVQNFSGRRLVRLAEAGARVRLLFLNPASSAVKRRERELGMKRGELSRAVEMNILHMRRVRARLRDPGAFQIQVYDETPRFTAYLVDGDGTDGIAVIQSYLRRMRGMEAPVLVLRNGNRVVKSGEADEGGLFSAYREEFELAWVDSRPVS; this is translated from the coding sequence GTGGGCTCGGGAGGGCTGGAGCTGCCCCCTGGTGACGAGGGTCACGAGGGGGGCTCCACAGACGTCCCGCCCGGCACGGTGTCCCTGGCCCGGCCGATGGAGACGAACGCCATCGGACCGGAGCTGGACTGGGACGCCGACGCCTGGCGGGAGGTGCGCACCCGCGCCCAGCGGGCCGGCCGGGCCTACATCTGGCTGAACCTCGTCGAACAGCGGCTGCGCGCCGTGGTGGCCGCCGTGCTGCGGCCCATCTACGAGCCCGTCCACGGCGACGAGTGGGTGGTCGCCGCGGCCGGCCCCGCCGGACAGGAGTGGGTGCAGCGCGCGGTCGCCGTACGCGAGGTCAGCCGCCGCAAGGGCTACCTGCTCGACCCGGCCGACGACAACGTGATCTCCTTCCTCACGCTGCCGCAGCTGCGCGAGCTGATGGTGCAGCACTGGCCGTGCTTCGAGCCGTACTTCGACGACCGCCGCGACGTCGAACTCGCCCTGGACGAGCTGGAGGTGACCCGCAACGTCGTCTCCCGCAACCGGGCCCTGTCCGAGGCCGTCCTGAACCAGGCCGAACGGGCCTCCGCGCGCCTGCTGGAGATGCTCGGCACCAGCGGCGACGTGCCCTCCGCGCGCCGGCTGCCCGTCGACGCCGTCGAGGACCTCGTCGGCGACCGGTACGCGGACGTGGTCGCCGTCCACACCGACCGGGTGCGGCTGCTGCGCCAGTTCCCCGCCGAGGACATCTTCGACGGCGCCCGCCGCCTCGACGCCATCGGCATCGGCCTCAACCTGCTGGTGCAGAACTTCTCCGGCCGCCGACTGGTCCGCCTCGCCGAGGCCGGCGCCCGCGTCCGGCTGCTGTTCCTCAACCCGGCCTCCAGCGCGGTCAAGCGCCGTGAGCGCGAACTCGGCATGAAGCGGGGCGAGTTGAGCAGGGCGGTGGAGATGAACATCCTGCACATGCGCCGGGTCCGCGCCCGGCTGCGCGACCCCGGCGCCTTCCAGATCCAGGTGTACGACGAGACGCCCCGCTTCACCGCCTACCTCGTCGACGGCGACGGCACCGACGGCATCGCGGTCATCCAGTCCTACCTGCGGCGCATGCGCGGCATGGAGGCGCCGGTGCTGGTGCTGCGCAACGGCAACCGGGTGGTCAAGTCGGGTGAGGCGGACGAAGGCGGACTTTTCTCGGCATACCGCGAGGAGTTCGAGCTGGCCTGGGTGGATTCGCGGCCGGTGTCCTGA
- a CDS encoding 3'-5' exonuclease: MAWYRELLIGFDLETTGTDPREARIVTGAVIEVRDGQVLGHREWLADPGVEIPADAVAVHGISNERAAGEGAPADQVADAIAEVLVGYWRTGVPVVAYNAAFDLTLLSAELRRHGLPSLRERLGGPDPAPVVDPYAIDRSVDRYRRGKRNLEAVCAEYGVPLDSAHDASADALAAARLACAIAARHPKVAALGPAELHRRQIEWYAEWAADFQSFLRRKGDADAVVDGAWPMRQVAGETV; the protein is encoded by the coding sequence ATGGCCTGGTACCGGGAGCTGCTGATCGGCTTCGACCTGGAGACGACCGGGACGGACCCGCGCGAGGCGCGCATCGTCACGGGAGCCGTGATCGAGGTCAGGGACGGGCAGGTCCTGGGCCACCGCGAGTGGCTGGCGGACCCGGGCGTGGAGATCCCGGCGGACGCGGTGGCGGTGCACGGGATCAGCAATGAGCGGGCCGCCGGCGAGGGCGCCCCCGCCGACCAGGTCGCGGACGCGATCGCCGAGGTCCTCGTGGGGTACTGGCGCACCGGCGTTCCGGTCGTCGCCTACAACGCCGCCTTCGACCTCACCCTCCTCTCCGCCGAGCTGCGACGCCACGGCCTGCCCTCCCTGCGCGAGCGCCTGGGCGGCCCGGACCCGGCGCCGGTCGTCGACCCGTACGCCATCGACCGCTCGGTCGACCGCTACCGGCGTGGCAAGCGCAACCTCGAAGCGGTCTGCGCCGAGTACGGCGTTCCGCTCGACTCCGCCCATGACGCCTCCGCCGACGCCCTGGCCGCGGCCCGACTGGCCTGCGCGATAGCCGCCCGCCACCCCAAGGTCGCGGCCCTCGGCCCGGCGGAGCTGCACCGCCGTCAGATCGAGTGGTACGCCGAGTGGGCGGCGGACTTCCAGAGCTTCCTGCGCCGCAAGGGGGACGCGGACGCGGTGGTGGACGGGGCCTGGCCGATGCGACAGGTGGCGGGGGAGACCGTCTGA
- a CDS encoding phosphotransferase enzyme family protein: MDEARARDVLAAAGALPGPATDARLLALGENAVFAAGDLVVKVGRDAELLDRAGRELDIAAWLAEAGVPAVRAAEPKPLLVEGHPVTVWHRLPDPVRPAEPRDLAELLRLVHALPTPSFGLPPRDLLSGVERWLRLAGDAIDPADAAYLRERRDGFATAAAALTPHLPPGPIHGDALPRNVHIGPDGPVLVDLETVSADLREHDLVVMALSRDRYGLSAEAYGSFTETYGWDVREWAGCAVLRGARETASCAWVAQHAPAGPQALAEFRRRVASLRDGDEGVRWYPF; this comes from the coding sequence ATGGACGAAGCACGGGCGCGGGACGTACTGGCCGCGGCGGGGGCGCTGCCGGGGCCGGCGACGGACGCGCGGCTGCTCGCCCTGGGCGAGAACGCGGTGTTCGCCGCAGGTGACCTGGTGGTGAAGGTGGGTCGGGACGCCGAGCTCCTCGACCGGGCCGGGCGCGAGCTGGACATCGCGGCCTGGCTGGCCGAGGCGGGCGTCCCGGCGGTGCGGGCGGCCGAGCCGAAGCCGCTGCTGGTCGAGGGACACCCGGTGACCGTGTGGCACCGGCTGCCCGACCCGGTACGGCCTGCCGAACCGCGGGATCTGGCCGAACTGCTGCGCCTCGTGCACGCCTTGCCCACCCCCTCCTTCGGTCTGCCCCCGCGCGACCTGCTGTCGGGGGTCGAACGCTGGCTGCGGCTGGCGGGCGACGCGATCGACCCGGCCGACGCGGCGTATCTGCGCGAGCGCCGCGACGGCTTCGCCACCGCCGCCGCGGCGCTCACCCCGCATCTGCCGCCCGGCCCGATCCACGGCGACGCGCTGCCGCGCAATGTGCACATAGGCCCCGACGGTCCGGTCCTGGTCGACCTGGAGACCGTCTCCGCCGATCTGCGCGAGCACGACCTGGTGGTCATGGCGCTCTCCCGCGACCGGTACGGCCTGTCGGCCGAGGCGTACGGCTCCTTCACCGAGACGTACGGCTGGGACGTGCGGGAGTGGGCGGGCTGCGCGGTCCTGCGGGGCGCCCGGGAGACCGCGAGCTGCGCCTGGGTCGCCCAGCACGCGCCCGCCGGCCCCCAGGCGCTGGCGGAGTTCCGGCGCCGGGTGGCGTCGCTGCGGGACGGGGACGAGGGGGTGCGGTGGTATCCGTTCTGA
- a CDS encoding carbohydrate ABC transporter permease produces MSLATEKRGTVRRATATGPPRGTVGHGAWFLVLPALVPILVLSVGPLLYGILLAFTDAQSGRTAPTRWIGALNFSDLLHDTLFWESFRIGLVWAVGVTVPQFLLALGLALLLNEDLRLRWLARALAIIPWAMPEVVVGVMWRLVYNPDAGILNETLRDLGLGDGRDWLSGLATTLPAVIVVGVWAGMPQTTVTLLAGLQNTPRELHEAAEMDGAGAWRRFRTVTWPALRPIALAVTALNFIWNFNSFALVYVLTNGGPGGRTRLPMLFAYEEAFRYGQFGYAAAMGCVMVAVISVFLALFLVGRIRGGDDA; encoded by the coding sequence GTGTCGTTGGCGACCGAGAAGAGAGGGACGGTGCGCCGCGCGACCGCCACCGGCCCGCCGCGCGGCACCGTCGGCCACGGCGCGTGGTTCCTCGTCCTCCCCGCCCTGGTCCCCATCCTGGTCCTGAGCGTCGGCCCGCTGCTGTACGGGATCCTGCTGGCGTTCACCGACGCCCAGTCGGGCCGCACCGCGCCCACCCGGTGGATCGGCGCCCTCAACTTCTCCGACCTGCTGCACGACACCCTGTTCTGGGAGTCGTTCCGGATCGGCCTGGTCTGGGCGGTCGGGGTGACCGTGCCGCAGTTTCTGCTCGCCCTCGGCCTCGCCCTGCTCCTGAACGAGGACCTGCGGCTGCGCTGGCTGGCCCGCGCCCTGGCGATCATCCCGTGGGCGATGCCCGAGGTCGTGGTCGGCGTCATGTGGCGGCTGGTCTACAACCCGGACGCCGGCATCCTCAACGAGACGCTGCGCGACCTGGGCCTGGGCGACGGGCGGGACTGGCTCAGCGGGCTGGCGACCACCCTGCCCGCGGTGATCGTCGTGGGCGTGTGGGCGGGCATGCCGCAGACGACGGTCACCCTGCTCGCCGGCCTGCAGAACACCCCGCGCGAACTGCACGAGGCGGCCGAGATGGACGGCGCGGGCGCCTGGCGCCGCTTCCGCACGGTCACCTGGCCCGCCCTCAGACCCATCGCCCTCGCCGTCACGGCGCTGAACTTCATCTGGAACTTCAACTCATTCGCCCTGGTCTATGTGCTGACCAACGGCGGACCCGGCGGCCGCACCCGGCTGCCCATGCTCTTCGCCTACGAAGAGGCCTTCCGCTACGGCCAGTTCGGGTACGCGGCGGCGATGGGCTGTGTGATGGTCGCGGTGATCTCGGTGTTCCTGGCCCTGTTCCTGGTGGGCCGGATCAGGGGAGGTGACGACGCGTGA
- a CDS encoding carbohydrate ABC transporter permease, which yields MRTRPAARAGQYTALLAYLLFLAFPFLWLLSVAFKPPRELGSLHPTWIPKHPTLVNFRQAFDEQPLLHAAGNSLLAALGAALIAVALATPMAYVMARQRTRLARAVSGWVVLSQAFPFVLVIIPLFLVLKNLRLIDSVPGLVMVYVVWALPFALWMLVGYVRAVPVELEEAAAVDGAGRLRTLLSVTAPLLAPGIVATALFAFITAWNEFFFALVLLKTPEKQTLPVVLTHFIGAEGVADLGPLAAAAFLATLPSLVVFALIQRRITGGMLAGAVKS from the coding sequence GTGAGGACCCGTCCCGCGGCCCGCGCCGGCCAGTACACGGCGCTGCTCGCGTACCTCCTCTTCCTCGCCTTCCCCTTCCTCTGGCTGCTCTCCGTCGCGTTCAAACCGCCCCGCGAACTGGGCAGCCTGCACCCCACCTGGATCCCGAAGCACCCCACCCTCGTCAACTTCCGCCAGGCCTTCGACGAACAGCCCCTGCTGCACGCCGCGGGCAACTCCCTGCTCGCCGCGCTGGGCGCCGCCCTGATCGCCGTCGCGCTCGCCACCCCGATGGCGTACGTCATGGCCCGGCAGCGTACCCGGCTCGCGCGCGCCGTTTCCGGGTGGGTGGTGCTCAGCCAGGCGTTCCCCTTCGTGCTGGTGATCATCCCGCTGTTCCTGGTGCTGAAGAACCTGCGGCTGATCGACTCCGTGCCGGGGCTGGTGATGGTGTACGTGGTGTGGGCGCTGCCGTTCGCGCTGTGGATGCTCGTCGGATACGTCCGGGCCGTTCCCGTCGAACTGGAGGAGGCGGCGGCGGTCGACGGGGCCGGGCGGCTGCGGACGCTTCTCTCGGTGACGGCGCCGCTGCTGGCACCGGGGATCGTCGCGACGGCGTTGTTCGCCTTCATCACCGCGTGGAACGAGTTCTTCTTCGCGCTGGTGTTGCTGAAAACGCCTGAGAAACAGACGCTGCCGGTCGTCCTCACCCACTTCATCGGGGCGGAGGGCGTGGCCGACCTGGGGCCGCTGGCCGCCGCCGCGTTCCTCGCCACCCTGCCCTCACTGGTCGTCTTCGCGCTCATCCAGCGGAGGATCACGGGCGGCATGCTCGCCGGGGCGGTGAAGAGCTGA
- a CDS encoding ABC transporter substrate-binding protein, with protein sequence MRTRLLALVVLLLLAGCSSGGGRDEGPVTLRFQSLAWQEESVTANRELVKEWNATHADVKVEYVQGSWDSVHDQLLTSFEGGEAPDIIHDASDDLADFAYGGYLADLSDLLPARLKSDIPHRSWETTTFGDGVYGVPFLQEPRVLVANATWLKRSGVRIPTAEHPWSWAEFRQITQRLSGGGKYGVAWPLKEPVSATLNLSLSAGGQLFHRGADGRVTVRFETGDEVVPRTVHDQVAADHSASPTTLGSGGSDTLPGFFGGRYAMVPLGFSYRQQIAQQAPKGFDWQVLPAPAGADGLAQGVSPQTLSVAEDSPHKKEAVAFVDFLLRPKNMVRLALGDWMLPTGTQALADPALHTTKDDWATGTALAAHLRPAPAQSVRGYPEWKDKVATPAFQEYYSGAIGLDELRTRLENDGNLVLARYQR encoded by the coding sequence ATGCGGACGAGACTGCTGGCCCTGGTGGTGCTGCTGCTCCTCGCGGGCTGCTCGTCGGGCGGCGGGCGCGACGAGGGCCCCGTCACCCTCCGCTTCCAGTCCCTGGCTTGGCAGGAGGAGTCCGTCACGGCCAACAGGGAACTCGTGAAGGAGTGGAACGCCACCCACGCGGACGTCAAAGTCGAGTATGTGCAGGGAAGTTGGGACAGCGTCCACGACCAGCTCCTCACCTCCTTCGAAGGAGGTGAGGCCCCCGACATCATCCACGACGCCTCCGACGACCTCGCCGATTTCGCCTACGGCGGCTACCTCGCCGACCTGAGCGACCTGCTTCCTGCCCGCCTCAAGTCCGACATCCCGCATCGCAGTTGGGAGACGACGACCTTCGGCGACGGCGTCTACGGCGTGCCCTTCCTCCAGGAGCCGCGTGTCCTCGTCGCCAACGCGACCTGGCTGAAGCGGTCCGGCGTGCGGATCCCGACCGCCGAACACCCCTGGAGCTGGGCGGAGTTCCGGCAGATCACCCAGCGGCTCAGCGGCGGTGGGAAGTACGGAGTGGCCTGGCCGCTGAAGGAGCCCGTGTCCGCCACCCTCAACCTCTCCCTGTCGGCGGGCGGGCAGTTGTTCCACCGAGGCGCGGACGGCCGTGTCACCGTCCGCTTCGAGACCGGCGACGAGGTCGTCCCGCGCACCGTCCACGACCAGGTCGCCGCCGACCACAGCGCCTCGCCCACCACGCTGGGCAGCGGCGGCTCGGACACCCTGCCCGGCTTCTTCGGCGGCAGGTACGCGATGGTCCCGCTCGGCTTCTCCTATCGCCAGCAGATCGCGCAGCAGGCGCCCAAGGGCTTCGACTGGCAGGTGCTGCCCGCCCCGGCGGGCGCCGACGGACTCGCCCAGGGGGTCAGCCCGCAGACCCTGTCCGTCGCCGAGGACAGCCCCCACAAGAAGGAGGCCGTCGCCTTCGTCGACTTCCTGCTGCGGCCTAAGAACATGGTGCGCCTCGCGCTGGGCGACTGGATGCTGCCGACCGGCACCCAGGCGCTCGCGGACCCCGCCCTGCACACGACGAAGGACGACTGGGCGACCGGCACCGCCCTCGCCGCGCACCTGCGCCCGGCGCCCGCCCAGTCCGTGCGGGGCTACCCCGAGTGGAAGGACAAGGTCGCGACCCCCGCCTTCCAGGAGTACTACAGCGGGGCCATCGGTCTCGACGAACTGCGCACCCGTCTGGAAAACGACGGAAACCTCGTTCTGGCCCGTTACCAGCGCTGA